In the Leptospira wolffii serovar Khorat str. Khorat-H2 genome, TCCGTTGGCTTCTCCACAAATGTAAGAATAGGAAGCAAACTCTTCTATTCTCCGCGACTCTCTCCGTGGAAGTCATGAGACTCGCTTATCGATTCATGAACGAGCCGGTGGAGATCCAAATCAACCCGGACAAATTGATCACCGAAAGAATCGATCAGAAACTCGTCCATTTGGGGAGAGAGGAGAAGATGCCTTACATGGTGAATACGATCATCGCCCAGGAAATGGAAGGACAGGGGATTATATTCACGAATTTTAAAGTAAATATTCCTAAAATAGTATATTCTCTCCGTAAATACGGGATTCCCGTCACCGGAATTTCCTCCGATCTGGATCAGAAAAAGCGTCTACGACTCATGAGAGACTTCAAATCGGGAAGATTCAAATTCATGGTCGCGACCGACGTGGCAAGCCGAGGAATCGACGTGGAAAATATCGAAGTTGTCTTCAATTTCGATCTCCCTCAAGACACCGAAAACTACGTGCATCGTATCGGTAGAACCGCAAGAGCGGGAAGAGTGGGGAAATCCATCAGCTTTTGCTCGGAAAGCGATTACGTGGAATTGGAGAAGATAGAAAAATATCTGAAACAAAAGATAGACGTTCTTCCGGTAGAAGAAGAACTTTTATCCTTTCCTTCCGGAGAATTCCAGGCCTTTATCGGAGGAGACGCTTACGATTCCAGTCCTTCCGAAAGAAACGGTAACTCCAGAGGAGGAAGAGACTTCCAATCCAAGAAGAACAACCGCAGGGATTCCGGAAGCGGCAATTCCAGAGGAGAGAAGAATTGGAAGAAGGACTCCGGCCGAGAAGGCGGAAGGGAAGGCAATCGAGACTCGCGTCCCGGAAAACAGAAATTCGATAAGAAGAAGAGACCGGAAGCCGCCATCCAAGAGGCTCAGGAGTTCCTACAAAAGGCGGATACCGTATTCGGAGCCTCCAAGGATAGGAAGGATCAGAACCAGAAGAATAACCGCAAGAAAGGAAAGCAGCGCCAAGATCGTCCTCGCGATAATACGCATGCTCAACAGGACAGAAGGCATAATAAGCCCAACGACAAATACGATAAGAAGAAGAGAAATCTCTTCGATATCAACGATAGTAAATCTAAGCCGAACAAGAAGAAGGATTCCCTTTGGCAAAAAATCACCTCCTTCTTCCGGCGTTAATATCGGTTTTTCTCTGTAACCTATCCCTTTTCGCCGAAGCAAGAGTTCCTACGATCGGGCATCAGGGATACGTCTCCTTCGAAGAGATCAAGAAGAGGATCCCCGGGCTCCAATCCAAATTCGAGCCGGCTACGATGGTCGGCTCCGTTTTACACTCGGGGGGAGAACTTCGCTTCAAAATCGGTTCCTCCTTTTACGCGGTCAACGGTAGTTTAGAAAAAACGAATTTGCCCGCGATCTATCGGGAAAAGGATTTTTTGCTACCTCCGGAATTCGTGGAGGCTATTTTCGTCCGTCTTCTTTCCGGAGACGTGAATTACGAATTCAAGGCAGGAGAACTCGTCTTCGACCTGTTGCCTAAGGCGGAGAAACTGAGATTATCCGCAATCATTCTAGATGCAGGGCATGGAGGAAAGGATCCCGGGACTTCTTCTCCCAAAGGACTCCAGGAAAAACACGTTTCATTGCAGGTGGCTAAGATTCTCAAGAAATTCTTGAACAAAGTTTATCCGGAGGTTCGGGTGGTTCTTACCCGGGGAGACGATACTTTCATTGAGCTGGAGAGAAGGTCGGAGATCGCAAACAAGGAGATCCATAAGGGCGGGTCCGTGCTATTCGTAAGTTTGCATTGCAACGCCTCCATTTCGGACGATGTGAACGGTTTCGAAGTCTATTATCTTTCTCAGACCCCTTCCACGGAGGCCGCCCGGGAAACCTCTTTATTCGAGAATAGGATCTCGGGGAAGAAGGGAGGACCGAATTACGGGAAAATCCAAGCCGGAATGATGTCTTCCTTGATCCAAAGGAGGAGTAGGCTTCTAGCCGTGAGCGTCGAATCCGAGATGAAAAAAAACCTCGCTTCCAAGATATTGTCTAGAGGGGTGAAGAAGGCAGATTTCTCCGTCTTAAGAGGGAGCCTGATGCCGGCCATCCTGGTCGAGTTGGGATACTTAACC is a window encoding:
- a CDS encoding DEAD/DEAH box helicase — translated: MKFQELTLEPNLQKAIQDAGFVELTPIQEKAIPHGIEGKDVTGLAQTGTGKTVAFLVPIIHNILSKGITGVSTLILAPTRELVIQIAEEAQKLLKYSEHRVVPIIGGTDYKTQNRDLEGLNGLIVATPGRLIDLARSGTADLDKVEFLVLDEADRMLDMGFIHDIRWLLHKCKNRKQTLLFSATLSVEVMRLAYRFMNEPVEIQINPDKLITERIDQKLVHLGREEKMPYMVNTIIAQEMEGQGIIFTNFKVNIPKIVYSLRKYGIPVTGISSDLDQKKRLRLMRDFKSGRFKFMVATDVASRGIDVENIEVVFNFDLPQDTENYVHRIGRTARAGRVGKSISFCSESDYVELEKIEKYLKQKIDVLPVEEELLSFPSGEFQAFIGGDAYDSSPSERNGNSRGGRDFQSKKNNRRDSGSGNSRGEKNWKKDSGREGGREGNRDSRPGKQKFDKKKRPEAAIQEAQEFLQKADTVFGASKDRKDQNQKNNRKKGKQRQDRPRDNTHAQQDRRHNKPNDKYDKKKRNLFDINDSKSKPNKKKDSLWQKITSFFRR
- a CDS encoding N-acetylmuramoyl-L-alanine amidase family protein produces the protein MAKNHLLLPALISVFLCNLSLFAEARVPTIGHQGYVSFEEIKKRIPGLQSKFEPATMVGSVLHSGGELRFKIGSSFYAVNGSLEKTNLPAIYREKDFLLPPEFVEAIFVRLLSGDVNYEFKAGELVFDLLPKAEKLRLSAIILDAGHGGKDPGTSSPKGLQEKHVSLQVAKILKKFLNKVYPEVRVVLTRGDDTFIELERRSEIANKEIHKGGSVLFVSLHCNASISDDVNGFEVYYLSQTPSTEAARETSLFENRISGKKGGPNYGKIQAGMMSSLIQRRSRLLAVSVESEMKKNLASKILSRGVKKADFSVLRGSLMPAILVELGYLTNGKESGLLADKAQQVKLAKSILEGVRAYELAKD